A region from the Parasphingopyxis sp. CP4 genome encodes:
- the ruvB gene encoding Holliday junction branch migration DNA helicase RuvB — protein sequence MTDSDRMVAPERKAEDIDAALRPKTLAEFIGQKSACDNLRVFIEAAKSRSDALDHVMLFGPPGLGKTTLAQIVARELGVGFRATSGPVIAKSGDLAALLTNLEDGDVLFIDEIHRLNPAVEEILYPAMEDRALDLIIGEGPSARSVRIDLPQFTLVGATTRQGLITTPLRDRFGIPVRLNFYTVEELEKVVRRAAALLELAITDDGSREIAARARGTPRIAGRLLRRVRDFANVDGVSEVDAKSADAALNRLEVDALGLDLMDRRYLMMIADIYKGGPVGVETLAAGLSEPRDTIEEVIEPYLIQLGLVARTARGRMLNAKGWKHLGLNPPKDAADSLFD from the coding sequence ATGACTGATAGCGATCGCATGGTGGCGCCCGAGCGCAAGGCCGAGGATATCGATGCCGCGCTGCGCCCGAAGACGCTGGCGGAGTTTATCGGCCAGAAATCGGCCTGCGATAATCTGCGCGTGTTTATCGAGGCCGCGAAAAGCCGCTCCGATGCACTCGACCATGTCATGCTGTTTGGCCCGCCGGGGCTCGGCAAGACGACATTGGCGCAGATCGTGGCGCGCGAGCTGGGCGTCGGCTTCCGCGCGACATCCGGCCCGGTGATCGCGAAATCCGGCGATCTCGCCGCGCTGCTCACCAATTTAGAGGATGGCGATGTCCTGTTTATCGACGAGATCCACCGGCTGAATCCGGCGGTCGAGGAAATTCTCTATCCGGCAATGGAAGATCGCGCGCTGGACCTGATCATCGGCGAAGGGCCCTCGGCCCGTTCGGTGCGGATCGATCTACCGCAATTCACCCTGGTCGGCGCAACGACCCGCCAGGGGCTGATCACGACGCCGCTGCGCGATCGTTTCGGGATACCGGTGCGGTTGAATTTCTACACGGTGGAGGAGCTCGAAAAGGTGGTGCGCCGCGCGGCGGCACTGCTGGAGCTGGCGATCACCGATGATGGCTCCCGCGAAATCGCGGCCCGGGCGCGCGGCACGCCGCGTATTGCCGGACGGCTTCTGCGCCGGGTGCGGGATTTTGCCAATGTCGATGGGGTGAGCGAGGTCGATGCGAAATCGGCCGATGCCGCGCTTAACCGGCTGGAAGTCGATGCGCTAGGGCTCGATCTGATGGATCGGCGTTATCTGATGATGATCGCCGATATCTACAAAGGCGGGCCGGTGGGTGTTGAGACGCTGGCAGCAGGCCTTTCCGAGCCGCGTGACACGATCGAAGAGGTTATCGAACCCTATCTGATCCAGCTTGGCCTCGTTGCCCGGACTGCGCGTGGGCGCATGCTGAATGCCAAAGGCTGGAAGCATCTCGGGCTCAATCCTCCCAAAGACGCAGCAGACAGTCTGTTTGATTAG
- the ruvA gene encoding Holliday junction branch migration protein RuvA, whose translation MIAKLKGILETSAADHAVIDVQGVGYQVAASSRTLDALGPVGGDVTIHTEMLVGDDFIRLIGFASASERDWFRLLGSVQGVGSKVALAILSTLETGEIQTAIAADDAAMLARTPGVGPKLASRIANELKDKVGGIATAPGGVAAPAPGGASSDAVSALLNLGFKPAEASAAVAAAQGELGADAGLDALVRTALKKAAK comes from the coding sequence GTGATTGCGAAACTCAAAGGCATTTTGGAAACGAGCGCGGCCGATCATGCGGTGATCGATGTGCAGGGCGTTGGCTATCAGGTTGCGGCCTCATCGCGCACGCTCGATGCGCTGGGCCCGGTCGGCGGCGATGTGACGATCCATACCGAGATGCTGGTCGGCGATGATTTCATCCGGCTGATCGGCTTTGCCAGCGCCAGCGAACGGGACTGGTTCCGCTTGCTTGGCAGCGTGCAGGGGGTCGGTAGCAAGGTCGCCCTGGCGATATTGTCGACGCTGGAGACGGGTGAGATCCAGACGGCGATTGCTGCCGATGACGCGGCGATGCTCGCACGGACGCCGGGCGTTGGGCCGAAGCTTGCCTCGCGCATCGCAAACGAACTGAAAGACAAGGTAGGCGGTATCGCGACCGCGCCGGGTGGTGTCGCGGCTCCTGCACCGGGTGGCGCATCCTCCGATGCGGTCTCCGCGCTGCTCAACCTCGGCTTCAAGCCAGCCGAAGCGAGTGCAGCCGTGGCCGCAGCCCAAGGCGAGCTGGGCGCAGATGCCGGGCTTGATGCTCTGGTGCGGACGGCGTTGAAAAAGGCGGCGAAGTGA
- a CDS encoding cell envelope integrity protein TolA translates to MERSERIALGAAAIGHVALFAVLSFTLLTRDEVPRREAVAVTLSDDIGEFASAADRPAPAAERRDLDDDLDPMTQPEVEPLPQPSVTPKPPDPRPAERRTERRPEPRTQPERRPEQRRSSRISGITDGIGTTNDSGTSRSQAAVTGADRSNLISRIVNAVRPCYNLGSLSGTAAEDIVVRLRIQPDRDGSLSRNQVSVLGARGVSGGNRQYQAQMIEAARAAVLNPRCPLPPLPDALYENGWSDVVLNFIPAQLT, encoded by the coding sequence ATGGAGCGCTCGGAACGGATTGCGCTTGGTGCGGCGGCCATTGGCCATGTCGCGCTGTTCGCGGTCCTGTCCTTCACCCTGCTGACGCGCGACGAGGTTCCGCGGCGTGAGGCTGTGGCCGTGACATTGAGTGATGATATTGGCGAATTTGCATCCGCTGCGGATCGGCCCGCCCCGGCCGCCGAGCGTCGCGATCTGGACGATGATCTCGATCCGATGACGCAGCCCGAGGTTGAACCGCTGCCACAACCCAGCGTGACCCCGAAACCGCCAGACCCACGCCCGGCCGAGCGCCGCACCGAACGCCGGCCCGAGCCGCGCACGCAACCCGAGCGCCGCCCTGAGCAGCGCCGGTCGTCACGGATTTCCGGTATCACGGATGGTATCGGTACGACCAATGACAGCGGCACCTCCCGGTCTCAGGCGGCAGTAACCGGTGCGGATCGATCCAATCTCATCAGCCGGATCGTGAATGCGGTAAGGCCTTGCTACAATCTGGGCTCACTGAGCGGCACGGCCGCAGAAGATATTGTGGTGCGCCTCCGGATCCAGCCCGATCGCGATGGTTCGCTCAGTCGCAATCAGGTGAGTGTGCTTGGTGCACGCGGCGTATCGGGCGGCAATCGCCAATATCAGGCGCAGATGATCGAGGCGGCGCGCGCTGCGGTTCTCAATCCGCGCTGCCCCTTGCCGCCGCTTCCCGACGCGCTCTACGAAAATGGCTGGAGCGATGTCGTCCTGAATTTCATCCCAGCGCAATTGACCTGA
- the pal gene encoding peptidoglycan-associated lipoprotein Pal: MTQISRTAIFMVAGSALALGACSRDAPEDLPPPPVGTTGPDTTNTGPTGPIPGSREDFLAQAASDTIFFETDSYDIDPEDRAILDSQAAWLVANPSVRVTIEGHCDERGTREYNLGLGERRANAAANYLAARGVTSNRMTVISYGKERPVALGSDPASWAQNRRAVTVVPVG; the protein is encoded by the coding sequence ATGACTCAGATATCCAGAACCGCCATTTTCATGGTTGCCGGATCCGCGCTTGCGCTTGGCGCCTGCTCCCGCGATGCACCGGAAGACCTGCCGCCGCCGCCGGTCGGCACGACGGGCCCGGATACGACCAACACAGGCCCAACCGGTCCAATCCCTGGCAGCCGTGAGGATTTCCTCGCCCAGGCCGCAAGCGACACGATATTCTTCGAAACCGATTCCTATGACATCGATCCGGAAGATCGGGCGATTCTCGATTCGCAGGCAGCGTGGCTGGTGGCCAACCCATCGGTGCGGGTCACGATCGAAGGTCACTGCGACGAACGCGGGACCCGCGAATATAATCTCGGCCTTGGCGAGCGACGCGCCAATGCTGCGGCCAATTACCTTGCCGCGCGCGGCGTCACATCCAACCGGATGACCGTGATCAGCTATGGCAAGGAACGGCCGGTTGCACTCGGTTCTGACCCGGCAAGCTGGGCGCAGAACCGACGTGCGGTGACGGTAGTGCCGGTCGGCTAG
- a CDS encoding ExbD/TolR family protein, with protein sequence MAMMLPSQSIRGRRAPMAEINVTPFVDVMLVLLIIFMVTAPLLASGVPVQLPESRAGALDQESEPTQIAIDGTGQIFVDDIAINDVELASTLSAIAQQPAGPEGHAVFLRADTDLDYGRVMLVMGELNRAGLNRISLLTTSPGDGALPQSDTSDDGDAEPAADDVELLDPVDVEPI encoded by the coding sequence ATGGCGATGATGCTCCCCTCCCAATCGATACGCGGTCGCCGTGCGCCGATGGCGGAGATCAATGTCACGCCTTTTGTCGATGTGATGCTGGTGCTGCTGATCATCTTCATGGTGACGGCCCCCTTGCTCGCGTCGGGCGTGCCAGTGCAGCTGCCGGAAAGCCGCGCGGGCGCATTGGATCAGGAATCCGAACCCACCCAGATTGCCATTGACGGCACCGGCCAGATCTTTGTCGACGATATTGCGATCAATGACGTTGAGCTGGCGTCGACGCTCTCGGCCATTGCGCAACAACCTGCGGGTCCAGAGGGCCATGCGGTCTTCCTGCGGGCCGACACCGATCTCGATTATGGTCGGGTCATGCTGGTCATGGGCGAACTCAACCGGGCCGGGCTCAATCGCATTTCACTGTTGACGACATCGCCGGGCGATGGCGCCTTGCCGCAGAGCGATACCAGCGATGATGGCGATGCAGAACCGGCAGCGGACGATGTCGAGCTGCTCGACCCTGTCGATGTGGAGCCGATCTGA
- a CDS encoding acyl-CoA carboxylase subunit beta — protein MSWKKEIEELRQREAYAEEMGGEEKVSRQHNRGKLDPRERLKRLVDPGSFREIGKIAGRGEYDENDELVHATPSNLIFGRANIDNRPVVASADDFTVRGGAADAALHRKFVQCEKMAHEMGIPMIRMIDGTGGGGSVKTLEMTGFTYVPAVPSWEDIMKNQETVPVVALALGPTAGMGAARTVASHYSVMVKGLSQLFAAGPVVAQAIGEDVDKEGLGGTDIHTRNGVVDEEVASEDEAFAVARRFLSYLPSNVDSRADRWTNHDPVERRDEKLLSIVPRDDKQVYSMRTIMESVFDKGSIFEMGKRWGRAAITAFARLDGWPVAVLANDPSFLGGSWEALTSQKVKRFAELAEQFHLPVVHLVDNPGFMVGVEAERTGTIRYGVEAMNAVYKASVPWASVIVRRAYGIAGSAMSNAERFQYRFAWPSGDWGSLPIAGGLEAAYKSDIEAADDPAARLDEIKAKLEAVTSPFRTAEHFSVEDIIDPRDTRPLLCEFADLAWRKLG, from the coding sequence ATGAGCTGGAAAAAAGAGATTGAAGAACTGCGGCAACGCGAGGCGTATGCCGAGGAAATGGGCGGTGAAGAGAAGGTCTCCCGTCAGCATAATCGCGGCAAGCTCGATCCGCGCGAGCGGCTGAAACGGCTGGTCGATCCCGGGAGCTTTCGCGAGATCGGCAAGATTGCCGGACGCGGCGAGTATGACGAAAATGACGAGCTGGTCCATGCAACGCCATCGAACCTGATATTTGGCCGGGCGAATATCGATAATCGCCCCGTCGTTGCCAGCGCCGATGATTTCACGGTCCGTGGCGGCGCTGCTGATGCTGCCCTGCATCGCAAATTCGTCCAGTGCGAGAAGATGGCGCATGAGATGGGCATCCCCATGATCCGAATGATCGATGGCACGGGCGGCGGCGGTTCGGTCAAGACACTGGAAATGACCGGTTTCACCTATGTCCCGGCGGTGCCGAGCTGGGAAGACATCATGAAGAACCAGGAAACGGTTCCCGTGGTCGCCCTGGCGCTTGGGCCAACGGCCGGCATGGGCGCAGCCCGCACCGTTGCCAGCCATTATTCCGTCATGGTCAAAGGCCTGTCGCAGCTCTTTGCCGCCGGGCCCGTGGTGGCGCAGGCAATCGGTGAAGATGTCGACAAGGAAGGCCTGGGCGGCACGGATATCCATACCCGCAACGGGGTGGTCGATGAAGAAGTCGCGAGCGAAGACGAGGCCTTTGCCGTCGCCCGACGCTTCCTCTCCTATCTGCCGAGCAATGTAGATAGCCGCGCAGATCGCTGGACCAATCATGATCCTGTCGAACGCCGCGACGAGAAACTGCTCTCCATCGTCCCGCGCGACGACAAGCAGGTCTATTCGATGCGCACGATCATGGAATCGGTGTTCGACAAGGGCAGCATCTTCGAAATGGGCAAGCGCTGGGGCCGGGCTGCGATCACGGCCTTTGCCCGCCTGGACGGTTGGCCGGTTGCCGTGCTCGCCAATGATCCCTCCTTCCTCGGCGGGTCGTGGGAAGCGCTGACCAGCCAGAAGGTGAAACGCTTTGCCGAGCTTGCCGAACAATTTCATCTGCCGGTCGTCCACCTGGTCGACAATCCGGGCTTCATGGTCGGGGTCGAGGCGGAACGCACCGGTACGATCCGCTACGGCGTTGAGGCAATGAACGCGGTCTACAAGGCAAGCGTGCCCTGGGCGAGCGTCATCGTCCGCCGCGCCTATGGGATCGCCGGCAGCGCGATGAGCAACGCAGAGCGCTTCCAATATCGTTTTGCCTGGCCGAGCGGGGACTGGGGGTCGCTGCCCATCGCGGGCGGGCTGGAAGCCGCCTATAAGAGCGATATCGAAGCAGCCGATGATCCGGCGGCGCGGCTTGACGAGATCAAGGCGAAACTCGAGGCGGTGACATCGCCTTTCCGAACCGCCGAGCATTTCAGCGTCGAAGACATTATCGATCCGCGTGACACCCGGCCGCTGCTGTGTGAATTTGCCGATCTGGCCTGGCGCAAGCTGGGCTGA
- a CDS encoding GFA family protein, giving the protein MSKTYTAACRCGGISVRCEGEPVRVSVCHCHACQQRSGSPFGEQARWPTEKVTITGEDREWVRVSDEGNPVHYHFCPTCGTTVWYQGGPMPDAIAVPVGLFTDASFPPPRFSVWEARKHPWVTIPGEVEHYD; this is encoded by the coding sequence TTGAGCAAGACCTACACAGCCGCCTGTCGCTGTGGCGGGATCAGCGTGCGGTGCGAGGGTGAGCCTGTTCGCGTGTCGGTGTGCCATTGCCATGCTTGCCAGCAGCGCAGCGGATCGCCCTTTGGTGAACAGGCGCGCTGGCCAACGGAAAAGGTGACGATAACCGGTGAAGATCGCGAATGGGTGCGCGTCTCGGACGAAGGCAACCCGGTTCACTATCATTTCTGCCCGACCTGCGGGACGACCGTCTGGTATCAGGGCGGCCCGATGCCGGACGCGATTGCAGTACCGGTTGGATTATTTACTGATGCAAGCTTCCCGCCGCCGCGCTTTTCGGTCTGGGAAGCGCGCAAACATCCCTGGGTTACCATTCCGGGCGAGGTCGAACATTATGACTGA
- a CDS encoding GNAT family N-acetyltransferase — protein MDDFTIRTDDLTDPRVLALLDYHLAEMVRVSPPDGVNALPLDGLKDPGVTFFTLWQDEDLAGFGALKRVSADHAELKSMRTAPAFLRRGVGEAILCHLIDAARGFGYQRLSLETGRTADYDAARALYRKYGFADCPPFASYRDDGFSQCMTRRI, from the coding sequence ATGGATGATTTCACGATCCGGACCGACGATCTCACCGATCCGCGCGTGCTGGCGCTGCTTGACTATCACCTTGCCGAGATGGTGCGCGTATCGCCGCCCGATGGGGTCAATGCACTCCCACTCGACGGGCTAAAGGATCCGGGCGTGACCTTTTTTACGCTATGGCAGGATGAAGACCTGGCCGGGTTTGGCGCGCTCAAGCGGGTCAGCGCCGATCATGCAGAACTGAAGTCTATGCGCACGGCTCCGGCCTTTCTCCGCCGCGGTGTTGGTGAAGCGATCTTGTGCCACCTGATCGATGCGGCACGCGGTTTTGGCTACCAACGGCTCAGCCTGGAAACCGGAAGGACAGCTGATTATGACGCTGCCCGCGCCCTTTATCGCAAATATGGCTTTGCGGATTGCCCGCCATTTGCCAGCTATCGCGATGACGGCTTCAGCCAGTGCATGACGCGCCGTATCTAG
- the tolB gene encoding Tol-Pal system beta propeller repeat protein TolB has product MSVSIPSFSALRRFALCIGLAFAGSAALAQDEASSGPIEGDVVGGISNPTAIAVPDMPTPRAVGTPAGNTEDLGRQVARVIEEDLRNSGFFNPVERQFLRDVTMPQVTAPAYPAWNQVGAQNLVQGYVQAGTNGRLTVGCYLYDVFAQAPLERAGYEVDYADWRRAAHRCADMVYARLTGEGAYFDSRIVYVAESGPKDNRVRRIAVMDTDGANHRFLTNGQSIVLTPRFAPDGRTITYMSYLNDEPRVYIYDVESGRQRLLVDAPYMTFAPRYSPDSRYVVFSMAVNGNSDIYRVPVSGGRATRLTNTPGIDTSGSYSPDGRRIVFESDRSGGQQLYVMNADGSNQRRISFGGGRYATPEWSPRGNLIAFTRLGGGFRIGVMRPDGSGERILTNSWQDEGPSWAPNGRVIHFFRTPRGNALPSLWSVDVTGRMVRRLPTPVGASDPSWSPLRN; this is encoded by the coding sequence ATGTCCGTTTCCATTCCCTCTTTTTCGGCTCTTCGCCGGTTTGCGCTGTGCATTGGTCTTGCTTTCGCGGGCAGCGCCGCACTGGCTCAGGATGAGGCGAGCTCCGGTCCGATCGAAGGCGATGTGGTTGGCGGGATCTCCAACCCGACTGCAATTGCCGTGCCCGATATGCCGACCCCTCGCGCTGTCGGCACCCCGGCTGGCAACACCGAAGATCTCGGCCGGCAAGTCGCCCGTGTGATCGAAGAGGATCTGCGCAATTCGGGCTTTTTCAATCCGGTCGAACGCCAGTTCCTGCGCGATGTCACCATGCCGCAGGTTACCGCGCCCGCTTATCCGGCCTGGAACCAGGTCGGCGCGCAAAATCTTGTCCAGGGCTATGTTCAGGCGGGCACCAATGGCCGGCTGACGGTCGGCTGCTATTTGTATGACGTTTTCGCCCAGGCGCCGCTGGAGCGCGCTGGCTATGAAGTCGATTATGCCGATTGGCGGCGCGCGGCGCATCGCTGTGCGGATATGGTCTATGCCCGGCTGACCGGCGAGGGCGCTTATTTTGACAGCCGCATCGTTTATGTCGCCGAAAGTGGCCCCAAGGATAATCGCGTGCGGCGGATCGCGGTGATGGACACCGACGGTGCCAATCACCGCTTCCTTACCAACGGCCAGTCGATTGTGCTGACACCGCGCTTCGCGCCGGACGGCCGGACGATCACCTATATGAGCTATCTCAACGATGAGCCGCGCGTATATATCTATGACGTAGAGAGCGGCCGCCAGAGGCTGCTCGTCGACGCGCCCTATATGACCTTCGCGCCGCGCTATTCGCCGGACAGCCGCTATGTTGTCTTCTCCATGGCGGTGAATGGTAACAGCGACATCTATCGCGTTCCTGTGTCGGGCGGCCGGGCGACCCGACTGACGAACACGCCCGGCATCGATACGAGCGGAAGTTATTCTCCCGATGGTCGCCGAATTGTCTTCGAAAGCGATCGATCCGGCGGGCAGCAGCTCTACGTGATGAATGCCGACGGATCGAACCAGCGCCGCATCAGCTTTGGCGGCGGTCGCTATGCCACTCCCGAATGGAGCCCGCGCGGCAATCTGATCGCCTTTACCCGGCTGGGCGGCGGATTCCGGATCGGCGTCATGCGGCCTGACGGGTCCGGCGAACGGATTTTGACCAATAGCTGGCAGGATGAAGGGCCAAGCTGGGCACCCAATGGCCGGGTCATTCATTTCTTCCGAACCCCGCGCGGCAATGCCTTGCCCAGCCTCTGGTCCGTCGATGTGACGGGGCGGATGGTGCGGCGTTTGCCGACGCCGGTGGGCGCTTCGGATCCCTCCTGGTCGCCGTTGCGCAACTGA
- the ruvC gene encoding crossover junction endodeoxyribonuclease RuvC, producing the protein MKLIGLDPGLGCTGWGVIAAEGNRLSHIANGQIRTDTKAPLPERLSTLATGLRAVLAKHQPEDAGIEEVFVNTNAQSTLKLGQARGALMLVLADAGLPIGEYAARFVKKAIVGTGGADKAQIHAMVSVLLPGAEIAGADAADALAVAIAHAHHRASAKAVGQAA; encoded by the coding sequence CTGAAGCTGATCGGCCTCGACCCGGGGCTCGGCTGTACGGGCTGGGGCGTTATCGCTGCCGAGGGCAATCGTCTGTCGCACATCGCCAATGGCCAGATCCGGACGGATACCAAGGCGCCATTGCCGGAACGCCTGTCTACGCTGGCGACCGGCCTTCGCGCTGTGCTTGCCAAGCATCAGCCCGAGGATGCGGGAATTGAGGAAGTCTTCGTCAACACCAACGCCCAATCGACGCTGAAACTCGGCCAGGCGCGCGGCGCGCTGATGCTGGTGCTCGCCGATGCGGGGCTGCCGATTGGCGAATATGCAGCGCGTTTTGTGAAAAAGGCGATTGTCGGCACGGGCGGTGCGGACAAGGCGCAGATCCATGCCATGGTATCGGTCCTGTTGCCCGGCGCCGAAATTGCCGGCGCGGATGCGGCCGATGCGCTGGCCGTGGCGATCGCGCATGCCCATCACCGGGCCAGCGCCAAGGCAGTGGGGCAGGCGGCGTGA
- the tolQ gene encoding protein TolQ, protein MGGFDFGASESLMNPLTLFLQADIVVKLVMVGLLLASIWTWAIIISHGRKIGGMRKKSERFERDFWRAEDIDRFFDARGGDDNSAAKVFSAGLAEWRRSTKNGTIDRPGTRQRLATAMGAAVAAEMDKLSDRLNILATVGAVAPFVGLFGTVWGIMRAFTDIAGQASTSLDVVAPGIAEALFATALGLFAAIPAVIAYNRLTHGLNRLEARLTRFADGLHATLSHELEGAR, encoded by the coding sequence ATGGGAGGATTCGATTTCGGCGCGAGTGAATCGCTGATGAACCCGCTGACCCTGTTCCTGCAGGCCGATATTGTCGTCAAACTGGTGATGGTCGGGCTGTTGCTGGCCAGTATCTGGACCTGGGCCATCATTATCAGCCATGGCCGCAAGATTGGCGGCATGCGCAAGAAAAGCGAACGCTTCGAGCGCGATTTCTGGCGCGCAGAGGATATTGACCGCTTTTTTGACGCACGCGGCGGTGACGATAATTCGGCGGCGAAAGTGTTCAGCGCCGGCCTTGCCGAATGGCGGCGTTCCACGAAAAACGGTACCATCGATCGCCCGGGTACCCGGCAAAGGCTGGCAACCGCCATGGGCGCGGCGGTTGCCGCAGAAATGGACAAGCTCTCCGATCGATTGAATATCCTTGCAACAGTCGGCGCGGTTGCGCCCTTTGTCGGCCTGTTCGGCACGGTCTGGGGCATTATGCGCGCCTTTACCGATATTGCGGGCCAGGCATCGACCAGCCTCGATGTGGTCGCGCCGGGCATTGCCGAGGCGCTATTTGCAACGGCACTCGGCCTGTTCGCGGCCATTCCCGCCGTGATTGCCTATAACCGGCTCACGCACGGCCTGAACCGGCTCGAGGCGCGGTTGACCCGGTTTGCCGACGGCTTGCATGCGACCCTGAGCCATGAACTGGAAGGTGCACGTTAG
- a CDS encoding isoaspartyl peptidase/L-asparaginase family protein, producing MRLGLITALSALLWTSIAAAQPAVEGRWTLVIHGGAGVIERDRLTEAQDSEIRTALTEALETGSAILRNGGSSMDAIEATVRVMEDNPNFNAGRGAVFTYDGDIEHDASIMDGTTRSAGAVTGSTQTRHPVTLARRVMTNSPHVFLSGSGADQFSAEQGLEQVGNDWFETDRRREQLEAMRAAETAGLSDYRADFKYGTVGAVAVDLNGNMAAATSTGGMTGKRWGRIGDSPVIGAGTYADNRGCAVSATGTGEYFIRVGVAHEICTQIRVRFEQRLAEARASVPMDGDGIPEYYVHASEFGLAESDIQEIADAVLAEMAGLGGSGGVIVATPWGTGTYSFTTPGMYRGMAGSEIEASIAIYGDE from the coding sequence ATGCGCCTTGGACTGATTACCGCCCTTTCCGCGCTGCTATGGACCAGCATCGCCGCAGCCCAACCGGCGGTGGAAGGCCGCTGGACCTTGGTGATCCACGGCGGCGCCGGTGTGATCGAGCGCGATCGGCTTACTGAGGCGCAAGATAGCGAGATCCGCACCGCGCTGACCGAAGCGCTGGAAACCGGCAGTGCGATCCTGCGCAATGGCGGCTCTTCAATGGATGCGATCGAGGCCACGGTGCGCGTCATGGAGGACAATCCCAATTTCAACGCCGGGCGCGGCGCGGTGTTCACCTATGATGGCGATATCGAGCATGATGCATCGATCATGGACGGGACGACGCGATCCGCGGGTGCTGTTACCGGCTCCACCCAAACCCGCCATCCGGTGACCCTTGCTCGCCGCGTGATGACCAACTCGCCGCATGTGTTTTTGAGTGGGTCTGGAGCCGATCAATTCTCCGCCGAACAAGGCCTGGAGCAGGTCGGCAATGACTGGTTCGAAACCGATCGCCGCCGCGAACAGCTTGAAGCAATGCGCGCCGCCGAGACGGCCGGGCTCAGCGATTATCGGGCCGATTTCAAATATGGCACGGTTGGCGCCGTGGCGGTCGATCTCAATGGCAATATGGCCGCGGCCACCTCAACCGGCGGCATGACCGGCAAACGCTGGGGCCGGATCGGCGATTCGCCGGTGATCGGCGCGGGCACCTATGCCGATAATCGCGGCTGCGCGGTCTCTGCGACCGGCACTGGCGAATATTTCATCCGGGTTGGCGTCGCCCATGAGATCTGCACCCAGATCCGCGTCCGCTTTGAGCAGCGCCTGGCCGAAGCCCGGGCCTCGGTACCGATGGATGGGGACGGCATTCCCGAATATTATGTCCATGCGAGCGAATTCGGCCTGGCGGAATCCGATATCCAGGAGATTGCCGACGCCGTGCTTGCCGAGATGGCCGGGCTTGGCGGATCGGGCGGCGTGATCGTCGCAACGCCCTGGGGCACCGGCACCTATTCCTTCACCACACCCGGCATGTATCGCGGCATGGCCGGCAGCGAGATTGAGGCGAGCATCGCCATTTATGGCGACGAATAG
- a CDS encoding YbgC/FadM family acyl-CoA thioesterase: MSDEIRDRALSGYFDGKHHRFPVRVYFEDTDLSGIVYHANYLRFMERARSDMLRLTGIDQRARMEAGEGAYAVADLAIKYRLPAKLDDDLVVVSHVKGVRAASCAIHQRVMRGSDILTEADVTAALVAPSGRPTRQPREWIEAFKRLEIGE; the protein is encoded by the coding sequence ATGAGCGATGAAATACGTGACCGGGCCCTATCCGGCTATTTCGATGGCAAGCATCATCGCTTTCCCGTGCGCGTCTATTTTGAGGACACGGATTTGTCCGGCATCGTCTATCACGCCAATTATCTGCGCTTCATGGAGCGGGCCCGGTCCGATATGCTGCGCTTGACGGGCATCGATCAACGGGCGCGGATGGAGGCAGGCGAGGGGGCCTATGCGGTTGCCGATCTGGCGATCAAATACCGGCTCCCGGCCAAGCTGGATGACGATCTGGTCGTGGTCAGCCATGTGAAGGGAGTGCGCGCCGCCAGCTGTGCCATTCATCAGCGAGTCATGCGCGGTAGCGACATACTCACCGAAGCGGATGTGACAGCGGCATTGGTCGCGCCTTCGGGACGGCCAACACGGCAACCGCGCGAATGGATTGAGGCATTCAAGCGCTTGGAAATAGGAGAATAA